One Agelaius phoeniceus isolate bAgePho1 chromosome 6, bAgePho1.hap1, whole genome shotgun sequence DNA window includes the following coding sequences:
- the ZC2HC1C gene encoding zinc finger C2HC domain-containing protein 1C, giving the protein MDFFPPVAPVVEATKFSPGSQLKYQKDNFQRGFILDKEESLKYLYAQKNQRYSYSMSAESTQDKPRHGGFQSGGLESKYLINQTCTLSAKSLGRHKEGVDRAYPLQPISHRKSASDPLLSTGSSPHVQEAPNSKSSSISKEMVPAGRSQLAAVLCPWTREPEPSTLYRYRRELAYILKLEEDRRDLEEAIQKKKALLGEKLKRTEETLRRIQREKELIKVEERRESEVERTHEQKATRHPEEKTFRAADMPGVGIFSGTQSAEDSIPKSGTTPHPQELAVGNLKEWLGAAKHNKTNNSKIQDNIPMEHLASCSKLVPKQSPSLSALSDQDSDDHPSAEMIHMQAASAVEQEGFGQCSFCKRKFLCTRLEKHMSICGKNQDSKRKVFDSSKARARGTELEQYQQQKSSRSPQSKTPPRKNNWKQKHEALIHIMSQARQVEQTLAKGSKVSGLPPLPPIDNPDYVACTYCGRKFAPRVAERHIPKCKNIRNRPPPPPQRRR; this is encoded by the exons atggatttttttcctccggTGGCTCCTGTGGTGGAAGCTACTAAGTTTTCTCCTGGTTCCCAACTGAAATACCAGAAGGACAACTTTCAGCGTGGATTCATACTTGACAAAGAGGAAAGTTTAAAATATCTCTATGCACAAAAGAACCAAAGATATTCCTACTCTATGTCTGCAGAAAGCACTCAGGACAAGCCCAGGCATGGAGGCTTTCAGTCAGGTGGACTAGAGAGCAAGTATCTCATCAACCAGACCTGTACTCTGTCAGCTAAATCCTTAGGCAGACATAAAGAAGGAGTGGACCGTGCATATCCCCTGCAACCAATTTCTCACCGCAAGAGTGCAAGCGATCCACTGCTCAGCACTGGAAGTTCCCCCCACGTGCAGGAAGCTCCAAATAGTAAATCAAGCTCAATAAGCAAAGAGATGGTTCCAGCTGGGAGATCTCAGTTAGCTGCAGTGCTCTGCCCTTGGACACGAGAGCCTGAACCATCAACTCTCTATCGCTACAGGAGAGAGCTGGCCTACATCCTAAAGCTGGAGGAAGATAGAAGGGACCTAGAAGAGgcaattcaaaagaaaaaggccCTTCTTGGAGAGAAGCTAAAGAGGACAGAGGAGACACTTAGGAGGATTCAAAGAGAGAAGGAGCTTATCAAGGtagaggagagaagagaaagtgAAGTGGAGAGGACCCATGAGCAAAAGGCCACGAGGCACCCTGAAGAGAAAACTTTCAGAGCTGCAGACATGCCAGGTGTTGGGATCTTCAGCGGGACACAGTCTGCAGAGGACTCCATCCCCAAGTCTGGCACCACTCCCCACCCCCAAGAGCTGGCTGTGGGGAACCTCAAGGAGTGGCTGGGGGCcgcaaaacacaacaaaacaaacaacagcaaaatacAAGACAACATCCCCATGGAGCATTTAGCTTCTTGTTCAAAACTGGTCCCCAAACAGAGCCCTtctctctctgccctctcagACCAAGATTCTGACGACCACCCATCTGCAGAGATGATTCACATGCaggctgccagtgctgtggagcAAGAGGGCTTTGGACAGTGCAGCTTCTGCAAACGTAAGTTTCTCTGCACAAGGCTTGAGAAACACATGAGTATCTGTGGCAAGAACCAAGACTCCAAGAGGAAAGTGTTTGACTCTAGCAAGGCCAGAGCTAGGGGAACAGAACTGGAACAGTATCAGCAGCAGAAGAGCTCAAGGAGTCCTCAG AGTAAAACACCACCCAGAAAGAACAACTGGAAACAGAAGCACGAGGCTCTCATCCACATCATGTCACAGGCCCGCCAGGTGGAGCAAACCCTCGCTAAGGGGAGTAAGGTCTCTGGCCTGCCCCCGCTGCCTCCCATCGACAATCCAGACTATGTTGCCTGCACCTACTGCGGACGAAAGTTTGCTCCCCGAGTAGCTGAGAGGCACATTCCCAAATGCAAAAACATAAGGAATAGGCCCCCACCTCCACCGCAGAGGAGGCGCTGA